The following nucleotide sequence is from Salvia miltiorrhiza cultivar Shanhuang (shh) chromosome 7, IMPLAD_Smil_shh, whole genome shotgun sequence.
agcttataagttaaagagaaaaaaatacaaGTTAAAACgagaaaattgaaaagagattcaattaatagaatatataattaatgaaaataacaaactaTAATAAATGATTGTTTCTTATAAGAGTATGAAAAGATAAATTGGAGTTGGGAAAcatatttttagaaaaaaattatagtaagtTGTTAAGGAATTTATTTTACTCAACACTTTATAAAAGTTACtataaaacattaaaaatatatatataagctcaACCAGTCACCCCCTTAATATTATGTGATGTTGtttatcaaattaaatcaaCTTCGAGCATCATCCTGCAATATGGGTTAATAGTGTTGTATGTCCTGAACTTTCAGTGTTTTCCACAAAATGTTCAAAATGttccgaactttcattttctcctaaaaattcctgaactttcaattttttttcataaaatattccactatacaaaattcgatgaaaaaaagatgaattatcttatcgaaagaaatattttggggaccGCCATTGTTGAAAAACCATATTGGGAACCACCATTGttggaaaacgctgaaagttcgaggtttttttttttatcatcttttcgtcattaaattttgtatagtgggacattttatggaaaaaaactgaaagtttagggttttttaggagaaatgaaagttcgggatattttgtggaaaatgctgaaagttcgggacataaaacactattaaccctattAATGTATAGCTTACCTATTTTGGATTAATTGTTTCAAATAAGGGATCGAGTGTTggttcaaatatttttttttttaattctttttcttGCACTAAACTTTACATTCAATAAATATATTGCAAAttactttataaatttaatgtatAAGAATATCATTATAATCATAATTCTCATAATAAGAATTACTacaaagtttttattttaaccacGCACTATTCAAATAAAAGTAATTTCAGTTGTAATGAACAAGTAATATTGATGTGCCAGAATTTATTTATCTAGAATATGTGTGCCTGTATATACTCTTGTCTTGACTCCTCTAGCTGGGAACCGTTACTATCTAAGGACCCATGCTTTTAAAATTTTGTGTATTGGTATTTTACTATGTTTGGTTAATTCTCAAAATCACAGCGATAACAACCTTTCAAGAACCCCTCTGtcaattttctatttattcCTTTATATATCTTTCTTTTTCATAAATTCcagtataaattaaaaaaatagaaaaatatttgaagttgGAATGTTGGAAGAACATTCCTTCTTCACTAATGTTGTGCTTATGGCGAAGtgaataaatatttgcaaattTTGGACGTTTAGTTATGATTGTTTTATAGTTTGGTTGAAAGCTTGTTGCGAAAGGAACTGTATAAAAACTCATATGAaaaactgttttttttttttggagagaaCATATGAAAAACTGTTACTAATTAAAAAACTAATAATTCCACTTTTCACTATTTTTGAACACTCTAAAAATTGTAAAACTTGTTTCCTTTGGATAATCTCCTATTTTCAATgtactatatactccctccgtccgccaaaagtgtacCACTTTGGCtaggcacgggatttaataaaattggtaatgattttgatgtagtggagaaagggtcccaccactttatgagatgtgtggttgaaattgaatttggagtggtttttttgtaaataaagagtgtttgtaaggataaaatattaaagtggatggtgggaccatttccaaaaaaggaaagtggtatactctttgcggacgccaaatatagtaaaaatggtacacttttggcggacggagggagtattaaagtATAATATCCAATGAAATTTTATAAGGGTACACACAAATCTGCAGCTAAGATAAGAGGTGGACCAGCCTAGCCTAGCAAAGGTAAAAACATTGCTTGCTAGCTcggtttattattattttaaatttaatataacatCTATGTGAAATGAAATTTCATAAGTTGTTATGGCAGCCTTAGTGGGATCGGAGATGGACCAGCCTAGTCTAGCAAATGTTAAAATATTAATTGCTTCCGTTGGTACAACTTGGACTATTATTTTTCAGTGGTTAACATGACCTGTAGGCTGTATCTGCGATAAACTGTCgcaacaaattaataaaataataaagaataattttgACTCAATTTGGATTTCAGATACGATTTATATGTTTCGACAATGACAACCAcgatacattttttttttttacaaccATGATACATTTAGAGGGTGTTTaatttataagctccttcaaagtgtttgacaaattaagcttataaatagtttataagttccaaaaataagtttaaagagcttataataagttcctctaccccaacttatttttttataatctcatatgtgACAAtcattttactattatttttcaaatataatttattattttcatcatatatcattcaagtttatttttcttcgattttttctctctaaaaaatattttctctgtctaacttataagttcaattatccaaacacttggacaacttataagctcttaaaaattacatcttataagctcttgaaatatcgtataagctccaagagcttataagctctttaaaatgagcttagccaaacaccctcttcgAATTAGAGAAGGTGCACTATATGTACTATTCCATCGGTCCCAAATAATTTTGACCTATTTTTTTATTGAGttatctcctttttttttttataaataaaaattgtattCACGCATAAGGATGCAATTCAAAAGCGAGATACAAATTTTACAACATATAtcccttaatttttttaataaagtcCTTAAACATGTGGATCATCACTTTTATTCCTCTAATTTAATTCTCCTTTAGATCCGTGCTGAAAATAAACAGGTCAAGATTATTGGGAGGGAGGAAATATTGTTGTTAGAACGATATAACatgaataaatttttaaaattaagttGAATATCTGTACGAATTGAAATTAAAGTATTTACAcctcaaaattttacagcatcAGATCAGTAGTTCTGCTGCAGAAAATAATACAAAGTGAGATCCAAAATCCACTATAACTATTCTACAAATGGACTCCATGCTATGGCTATGCATCTTCTGTTGAGAAACAACTACTCTTTCCCTATCTCTTTAGATGTTTGCATCAGGGCAACATTAGCAACTTGCACACAACTGCTTTCATTATATACACTCTAGATAACTTGATACACTCTCTTACAGTTGAAAGTTATCGATCATATGTTGTATTACATCCGCACCGTCAGAATTGATGCATTGAGTTTTAACCTATCAGAGAAGAATGAAAGTGGTTATGATATTTTCTCCATCTTCACTAACCAATGTAGAAGATAATACTTTTAGGTCAAAAAATGATACAGAGAAATAGTCTGATGCAGAAAGCTTATTATATCAGTTGGGATATTACAGTGTGAAGGAATACTCTTTATACATCAAGAAACAGTTATGGATCTTAGAAGATCTTAATAAACTTGCCTGAATTGTGTTATGGGCAAGAAGTCTTTGCACACCTCCGTTGAAGTTGACATCGACTCGCTCCCAGTTCAGACTAGTTAGCCCTCTGATCATCGTCTCTACAATGTAAATAGAAATTGAATGTCAACAACCTGTCACAGCTTTCTGCCAATAACATTCCTTCCCGTCATGTTGCAGGGACAACGTCGTTGTAAGAAAATCAATAAGTTCATTAACACAGACGACCGTTGTCCCAGTCAATTTGCATATCATGCTGATCAGAGACGTGGGAAAAGAAACAGTGTATAGCAAACAAGGGACTTCAGTAGAGCTAGCCAAATGAAATTTACTAGTTCAAGTTAATTTGATGGATCGAGGAGTTTCCCTTATTGCTGTCAATTTACTCAGTTCTCTTCATAATATTAATAGCAGACTTTATATTAGTTATAGCATCAGAAAATTTGTTGAGTAGAAAGAAACACAAAAACTAAGAATTTTGAACCTAAATGTGACTttaaatatatttcaaaaaCACACACCTTCCATATCCCTGGTTCTGCCTCTAGCAACTTTGACTTCTAAGGAAACTTCTCCTTGAGGGCTGACGGCATTTGATTTTTCCTCGTTGACAATATGGGGGTATTTAGCATTTCTCACGAGACTCCGACGCTGCAAAAACACACAGTGAGATGTTTGACTCCCTACATGCATAGATCAGCAGTATATCTGGTGATCTGTACCTTTGGGAGCTCACTCCGACGACGCAATGATGATGAACTCCACCCCACAAGATCTAGGTTTATTGTCAAGGACATTATACAAAGGGGAATATCAAAGTATGAAGAAGGAACTCTTGCAAGCAATTGAGGAAAATCCATAACTTTTTGAAACTAGTGACTAAAAGTTTGAATCTATTCAATGACAAAATTAGGCTACAGCTTATAGATAAAGATGAAGGCAAAGGAAAATGAGACATTGCAAAACATTATTAGGATACTGTCAAAGCGTACATTTGCATAGGCAGCACGCCTCTTGAATGACTGCAATGCAGATCTGCAGCGAGCATCAAGGTTGAAGAATTTTCAGTCATTCAATTAGCATTACTTGAAAATCTGAAGAACCTAAAAAAAACGATAAAGAACTCACATAAATTTAAGATCTTCAGAGTCGCTGCTCATTCTCAGAAGAATGGGAGCTTTTCCATCATCAGAATCATTCAAGAATAAATGCTTCCCTGTTCTACCTAGTAGAAATGAAGCACGGGATGCTAATTTCTCCATGGTGTAGAGCCCACAGAAAGCTGGAACCTGCAAGGGAATAGGGCTTACTAACCTGAGTAACATTTGATAGAACTTATTGGGATACACCACATTAAATAGAATTAACCATTAAGACAGAGTATATGCTACAAAGCTAGAATACCTGTTTATGCCCCCTCGAACCAAGATGCGGCGTTGCAAAGGTAATGAAGTTCACAGGTTCAAGCCCAGCAATATATCCCCTTTGTTTCTCCTCCAGAGATGATCTATGTGACTCATCCCCAACATGTTCACCATTTTGTTCACCATGTTTTGGTGTTACATTTTGTTGGTAAAGCACAGCAATGGCGTATCTTGCTATCACGCCACCAAGTGAGTGACCTAGAAAAGAAATCTTTTGAAGCTTTGGATGACGCCCGACAACAGAAATCACCTGACAAGCGAATAAGGCAAACACACCTTTAATTAAGCTCTTGTTACAAAAGCTTCTCATTCAAAGCAGCAGATCAAGTCATGTATTGGGATGACTGGTAAAAGATTTTTTCAAAACGTTCATTACAAACCTCATCAGCTAATCTCTTCCCCATAACATCAACACCATCAAACGTCAACATTGAAGTATTAGACTGACTGCCTGGATTTATCATGTTCATCAAGATTAGGTTAAGATTTAAAGCTTTTGACTTCACTCAATACAACTCATATGCACATAAGTGAACTCATAATTTTCATAAGATCACAAAAATCTATTACATCTTGGAACAAGTGTGTTACTGAAAAATCTCTAGATTTATTTCAAACAAACAGTACCAGACAACCTTCACATTTGGAGAATCAAGATATAAAAGTTTCAAGAATTCATATCGTAATACACCATCTTATATGATAAGAGAAAAATGGTTGATTATTAAAAAGGAGCAGGGGTTTAGCCAATAAAGTTGCATACAAATTCCAACTGAATATTGAAATTGCTGCAGAATATATGCATAATCTGTTCAAAAACCATCCAGTCAAAACAAATCAAAAATAATTTGCTTACTTCATATGAATCCAATTCTACTTATACCATCTCTAAAACAGGAAACTGCGCGGGACGAGATCCTACAAGATCTAGTCGGAAAGGAAATCTACAATGCAACACCGGGGCTATGCAATCAATAACATCAATTTCTGTAACTTCAATTGATCAAGTAAAAGGAATGAATTCATAAGATTGGCTTTAGCCCTCTCAGTGACTATTTAATTCAGTCACTCTAGTTCCACTTGAATCATCAAATTTGGATATACAACAGAAATCAACTGTGCTTAATAACCTAGTAACAGAAATCAATTGTGCAACAGCAAGCACATGGATCAAGTTTGGGCATTTCATCATTTCATAATAATTGAATAAAAGGAGTGCTAAACACGTCAGAATGAGTAAGGTTGTTAAGGTGCTAGTCTTTCATCTCCCACATCAACACGATGCAGTACCAATACAAAATCGCAAccagaaacaaatacaaaaattgAGCTCACAATGTACTATAACGTCATCTGGATACGCCTTCATGAACTGCTTTGCTGCATACCTCCAATTTTGAGCACTGCAAACCACATCAAAATATTATACTAATCCTACTGAAATATCATTGTCCTTgaacaaatttaaatataaataggAAAAACGGAGAAAGGTTTGAAGCTCAGAGATGTATAAATATCGTTACTAATTTTTCTACCTTACCTTCCAATAATCCCATTGATCGTAACAACGAGGTGCGTCGGTGAGTGGTCCCTCCCCTTGCAAGCAGCCTCCATGTCGAAACCACCGTCGGCGGCTGGCGTCTCCACCGCCGGAACGCTGTCGTCTACTCTCATACACGGAAATCTCGGAATAAAGCTcaacttcttcttctcttccttttTCATGGTGTTCCGACTGCCAAGCTTGttttccatctctctctcttctttcacaCTTTGTGCTCTGTTATTCTCCGTCTCCATTGAAGTATGGTGGTCGAAATGTATGATTGATTACCAAATGTGTTTCTGTTGAGAAGTTAGTTAAAGAAATGGAAGCGCCATGGCTGACTTGAAAGGCGTACGATTCAACGCATTTGAATCAATTACTTCTAGAAATGGcgcattaattaattttctccaAAATCGTTTCTAGAGAAAAGCATTAGGGGTAAGATTGTCATTCAATTTGTCAAGATTCTGGTACTCTAGTTAATGCTTTTCGTGTTGTGTGCAATAAGCATCAAATAGAAATAGTTATGCTATGGACCAATGGTGGGCACGGTCCTACATAATCATGTACTAATATAAAATAGTTTGAATCGTTACCAAATTATAATAATCCTAGTTTTGCAGCATCTTGAACGACCAAGGAGACATGTCACTTCTACATTACACCTTTAAATCGCTCTTGTATTTATTTCTTCTATTTTGGATATATTGAAACCCCGCCCccgaaacaaaaagaaaaaaaacatgaCTTATGTGTGAGTGCATGATtgattattaatttaccatGTGAAACTGATTTTACATGAAACCGCCTCTTAATTTATTACTATGA
It contains:
- the LOC130995299 gene encoding putative lipase ROG1, producing METENNRAQSVKEEREMENKLGSRNTMKKEEKKKLSFIPRFPCMRVDDSVPAVETPAADGGFDMEAACKGRDHSPTHLVVTINGIIGSAQNWRYAAKQFMKAYPDDVIVHCSQSNTSMLTFDGVDVMGKRLADEVISVVGRHPKLQKISFLGHSLGGVIARYAIAVLYQQNVTPKHGEQNGEHVGDESHRSSLEEKQRGYIAGLEPVNFITFATPHLGSRGHKQVPAFCGLYTMEKLASRASFLLGRTGKHLFLNDSDDGKAPILLRMSSDSEDLKFISALQSFKRRAAYANVRFDNLVGWSSSSLRRRSELPKRRSLVRNAKYPHIVNEEKSNAVSPQGEVSLEVKVARGRTRDMEETMIRGLTSLNWERVDVNFNGGVQRLLAHNTIQVKTQCINSDGADVIQHMIDNFQL